Proteins from a genomic interval of Micromonospora sp. NBC_00389:
- a CDS encoding MarR family winged helix-turn-helix transcriptional regulator gives MSGSSAEPLLPLNPDEEALVRSLGQLMFVLPRAIDADMTGDRQLPLTEYTALRVLSEAPGRQMRMNELAAECQLSLSGMTRTIIRLETHGLVERVRSEQDARGWNAVLTDAGFARLEESWPSHLAAVRRRFLDHFEGLDLAQLARAFRRVGTAD, from the coding sequence ATGTCCGGCAGCTCGGCAGAACCCCTGCTCCCCCTCAACCCCGACGAGGAGGCGCTGGTCCGTTCCCTGGGCCAGCTGATGTTCGTCCTGCCCCGGGCGATCGACGCGGACATGACCGGCGACCGTCAGCTGCCGCTGACCGAGTACACCGCCCTGCGGGTCCTCTCCGAGGCGCCGGGCCGGCAGATGCGGATGAACGAACTCGCCGCGGAGTGTCAGCTCTCGCTCAGCGGGATGACCCGCACCATCATTCGGCTGGAGACGCACGGCCTGGTCGAGCGGGTCCGCAGCGAGCAGGATGCCCGCGGCTGGAACGCCGTCCTCACCGACGCCGGCTTCGCCCGGCTGGAAGAGTCCTGGCCGAGCCACCTGGCCGCCGTGCGGCGGCGGTTCCTGGACCACTTCGAGGGCCTCGACCTCGCCCAGTTGGCCCGCGCCTTCCGGCGGGTCGGGACGGCCGACTGA
- a CDS encoding NADPH-dependent FMN reductase, which yields MTRIGIILGSTRPGRNGEAVARWVLEVAKQRSDAEFELIDLLDYKLPHLDEAYPPSMGQYTQPHTLRWAETIASFDGFVMVTPEYNHSTSGALKNAIDFLYAEWNNKAVGFVSYGSVGGARAVEHLRLIAGELQMADVRSQVALSLFTDFENFSVFKPNEHQRDALGVTLDQVVAWSTALAPLRQR from the coding sequence ATGACCAGGATCGGGATCATCCTCGGGAGCACCCGCCCGGGGCGTAACGGCGAAGCCGTCGCCCGCTGGGTGCTCGAGGTCGCCAAGCAGCGCTCCGACGCGGAGTTCGAGCTGATCGACCTGCTCGACTACAAGCTGCCGCACCTCGACGAGGCGTACCCGCCGTCGATGGGTCAGTACACCCAGCCGCACACGCTGCGGTGGGCCGAGACCATCGCGTCGTTTGACGGGTTCGTGATGGTCACCCCGGAGTACAACCACTCCACCTCGGGCGCCCTGAAGAACGCCATCGACTTCCTCTACGCCGAGTGGAACAACAAGGCCGTCGGCTTCGTCAGCTACGGCTCGGTCGGCGGCGCGCGGGCCGTCGAGCACCTGCGTCTGATCGCCGGTGAGCTCCAGATGGCGGACGTGCGCTCGCAGGTCGCGCTGTCGCTCTTCACCGACTTCGAGAACTTCAGCGTCTTCAAGCCCAACGAGCACCAGCGGGACGCGCTCGGCGTGACCCTCGACCAGGTCGTGGCCTGGAGCACCGCGCTCGCACCGCTGCGCCAGCGCTGA
- a CDS encoding ArsR/SmtB family transcription factor, whose protein sequence is MDTYRAGDGWDALGDPTRRAIVACLAERPQAVGELAEALPISRPAVSQHLKVLKDAGLVTDRAAGTRRVYRLNPAGVAALRDQLDTFWNRALASYQEVVEQPTEEKS, encoded by the coding sequence GTGGATACTTACCGAGCTGGCGATGGTTGGGACGCCCTGGGCGACCCCACCAGGCGCGCCATCGTCGCGTGCTTGGCTGAGCGGCCGCAGGCCGTCGGCGAACTCGCCGAAGCGCTGCCGATCAGCCGGCCCGCGGTCTCCCAGCACCTGAAGGTGCTCAAGGACGCCGGGCTGGTCACCGACCGCGCAGCCGGCACCCGCCGGGTCTATCGACTCAACCCGGCGGGCGTCGCCGCCCTGCGCGACCAGCTCGACACGTTCTGGAACCGTGCCCTGGCCAGCTACCAGGAAGTGGTCGAACAACCCACCGAGGAGAAGTCATGA
- a CDS encoding SRPBCC family protein, producing the protein MTPATDTVVRRQIIVEAPIERAFTVFTERFGDVKPPEHNLLGAAIAETVFEPKVGGHIYDRGVDGTECRWARVLAYDPPDRVVFSWDISPQWQVETEPDNTSEVEVTFVAESPQRTRVELEHRHLDRHGPGWQSVSDGVAHDEGWPLYLTRYAALFTESD; encoded by the coding sequence ATGACCCCAGCAACAGACACCGTGGTCCGCCGGCAGATCATTGTCGAGGCGCCGATCGAGCGAGCCTTCACCGTGTTCACCGAGCGGTTCGGCGACGTCAAACCGCCGGAGCACAACCTCCTCGGCGCGGCCATCGCCGAGACCGTGTTCGAACCGAAGGTCGGCGGTCACATCTACGACCGGGGCGTCGACGGCACCGAGTGCCGCTGGGCCCGTGTCCTCGCCTACGACCCACCGGACCGGGTCGTGTTCAGCTGGGACATCAGCCCGCAGTGGCAGGTCGAGACCGAGCCGGACAACACCAGCGAGGTCGAGGTCACGTTCGTCGCCGAGTCGCCGCAGCGCACCCGGGTGGAGCTGGAGCACCGTCACCTCGACCGGCACGGACCCGGCTGGCAGTCCGTCAGCGACGGCGTCGCCCACGACGAGGGATGGCCGCTGTACCTGACCCGGTACGCCGCCCTGTTCACCGAGAGCGACTGA
- a CDS encoding RNA polymerase sigma-70 factor has product MTHPHPDPDQQVFHNHRNLLFSVAYRILGSAADAEDAVQDAWIKWSAADRSQVADPKAYLARIVSNLALQRLRSSRHQRETYVGPWLPEPILTEGDTADTVTDAESVSMAMLVVLETLSPLERAVFVLKEVFDFSHAEIAVAVERSEAAVRQAAHRAREHVRARRPRFTADRSQQRGVTERFIAAATGGDINTLMELLSPDVTLWTDGGGKVRQALRPIVGARTVAAWFAAIGTVTYQGIEPADMTAEVVEINGGPGMVFRGAGRVIATVTFDIDADGRIAAIHNVANPDKLHAVAGGTAHDITT; this is encoded by the coding sequence GTGACCCATCCGCACCCGGATCCCGACCAGCAGGTCTTCCACAACCACCGCAACCTGCTGTTCTCGGTGGCGTACCGCATCCTCGGCAGCGCGGCGGACGCCGAGGATGCGGTCCAGGACGCCTGGATCAAGTGGTCGGCGGCCGATCGCTCCCAGGTGGCCGACCCCAAGGCGTACCTGGCGCGGATCGTGTCGAACCTCGCGCTACAACGGTTGCGCTCCAGCCGGCACCAGCGCGAGACCTACGTAGGGCCGTGGCTTCCCGAGCCGATCCTGACCGAGGGCGACACCGCCGACACCGTCACGGATGCCGAGTCGGTGTCGATGGCGATGCTGGTGGTGTTGGAGACGCTCAGCCCGCTGGAGCGGGCCGTGTTCGTCCTGAAGGAGGTCTTCGACTTCAGCCATGCCGAGATCGCGGTGGCGGTGGAACGCTCAGAGGCCGCGGTGCGCCAGGCCGCGCATCGTGCTCGCGAGCACGTGCGCGCCCGGCGGCCACGCTTCACGGCGGACCGGTCGCAGCAGCGTGGGGTCACCGAGCGCTTCATCGCCGCCGCGACCGGTGGCGACATCAACACCCTGATGGAGTTGCTGTCCCCGGACGTCACGCTGTGGACCGACGGCGGTGGCAAGGTCCGCCAGGCCCTGCGTCCCATCGTGGGTGCGCGGACGGTCGCCGCCTGGTTCGCGGCCATCGGCACCGTCACCTACCAGGGCATCGAGCCTGCCGACATGACGGCCGAGGTGGTCGAGATCAACGGCGGCCCGGGCATGGTGTTCCGGGGTGCGGGCCGGGTGATCGCCACCGTCACCTTCGACATCGACGCTGACGGCCGCATCGCCGCCATCCACAACGTCGCCAACCCCGACAAGCTCCACGCCGTCGCCGGGGGCACCGCTCACGACATCACGACCTGA
- a CDS encoding NAD(P)/FAD-dependent oxidoreductase produces the protein MNTPHGAGTASTHRVLILGAGYAGMAAAIQLAARTKRRADVQVTLVNAQERFTERLRLHMTATGQQLGEMDIPALLAGTGARFVRGWVTAVDVHTKTVRIDDSRVLHYDTLVYGLGSVADTALVPGVDDHAYTLNSAQDAALLADRLARLASGTVVVAGSGLTGVESAAEIAERYPKVNVVLAGRQEPGASMTVKARAYLRAALDRLGVQVRSGTAVTKVLPDSVELAGGESIAADVVLWTGGTRVSPVAAAAGLTVDGRGRVVTDAALRSVSHPDVYAVGDAAAIRQGYGVMHGTCQSGMPTGVHAAVSIVRALNGRQPKPFRFGYYHTPVSLGRHDAVVQFTHPDDSPRRGFLTGRTATWYKETVSASPWPTYRRMKKMPSSGAFWPHGGRFTRLRGAR, from the coding sequence ATGAACACACCACACGGAGCCGGCACGGCGAGCACGCACCGCGTCCTGATCCTGGGCGCGGGCTACGCGGGCATGGCCGCGGCGATCCAGCTCGCGGCCCGCACCAAGCGGCGCGCCGATGTGCAGGTGACCCTGGTGAACGCGCAGGAGCGGTTCACCGAGCGGTTGCGGCTGCACATGACGGCGACCGGGCAGCAGCTCGGCGAGATGGACATCCCGGCGCTCCTGGCGGGCACGGGCGCGCGGTTCGTACGCGGCTGGGTGACGGCGGTGGACGTGCACACGAAGACCGTGCGGATCGACGACAGCCGGGTGCTTCACTACGACACCCTGGTGTACGGGTTGGGCAGCGTGGCCGACACGGCGCTGGTGCCGGGTGTCGACGACCACGCGTACACCCTCAACAGCGCCCAGGACGCCGCGTTGCTGGCCGACCGGCTGGCGCGGCTCGCCAGCGGCACGGTGGTGGTCGCCGGCAGCGGGCTGACCGGCGTCGAGTCGGCCGCGGAGATCGCCGAACGGTACCCGAAGGTGAACGTGGTACTGGCGGGCCGGCAGGAACCCGGCGCCAGCATGACCGTGAAGGCCCGGGCATACCTGCGGGCCGCGCTCGATCGGCTCGGTGTCCAGGTGCGCAGCGGAACGGCGGTGACGAAGGTGCTGCCCGACTCGGTCGAGCTGGCGGGCGGGGAGTCCATCGCCGCCGACGTCGTGCTGTGGACTGGCGGTACGCGGGTGTCTCCGGTGGCGGCCGCCGCGGGCTTGACCGTCGACGGTCGCGGCCGCGTCGTGACCGACGCCGCGCTGCGGTCGGTGTCGCACCCCGACGTGTACGCGGTCGGCGATGCGGCCGCGATCCGGCAGGGCTACGGCGTCATGCACGGCACCTGCCAGAGCGGGATGCCGACCGGTGTGCACGCCGCGGTGTCGATCGTCCGTGCGCTCAACGGCAGGCAGCCGAAGCCGTTCCGCTTCGGCTACTACCACACGCCGGTGAGCCTCGGACGGCACGACGCGGTGGTGCAGTTCACCCACCCCGACGACAGCCCTCGTCGGGGCTTCCTGACCGGCCGTACGGCGACCTGGTACAAGGAGACCGTGAGCGCCTCCCCCTGGCCGACCTATCGGCGAATGAAGAAGATGCCCTCCTCGGGCGCGTTCTGGCCGCACGGTGGCCGCTTCACCCGGTTGCGGGGCGCGCGGTGA
- a CDS encoding zinc ribbon domain-containing protein, translating to MAGSWLTSTATCTAYRAVCGGAPDAPGVRVPVAGRVFAERVGWLADLVRGMADQVIAAHWSDADLAVLAAGVGVDGRRLPASGWMALRRLGWGAVAAAGVVVSDRVRRIAEEEAARALRLGCHRRVVVAALLATWPADPFARTDGEWSALRAALPEGCDTATIRNRTRQIAGYLGVHGRLPADVCELEGPPVVARQVSLAAADRQQVVVDRVDDRMVRVCSQLPTCAGPVSYRDWVWHAFDVVLPVIVPAGVKVCTPTVRPRDGRVRVDLPWRAPHTPPPVDGHTRGLGVDWGVNTLLTATVADLEGGSVVVDGRPLRFDATGVSAKLVRLRRHRERLRTKADHLTRLRDGRPADAPADSALAGKLACLEAEHAAVCARIRHLNHAVAWSAARWLVDHATAAGATVVYVENLATLEAGGRSRSLNRRLSGAVRGAVFTAVAHLAAKAGIAVVTVPARGTSSGCPRCGAAVTHVKAPDRCVAGYRWATCSCGLSLDRDHAAAQRIAARGLANQTKTRRDRSGQAAIRTATDTPARRRARRPTPAVTTRPVRNRRKTAPTPKQTRPATAKTSRLLPSRRQVPAPTEPPPGTGGKRPAGRTPQETNPPGPVRQVPHTASTTTAPRHPHRVRRATLARGFHRHVHATPITNRDGGTGAMSASLRIT from the coding sequence GTGGCTGGCTCCTGGCTGACGTCGACCGCGACGTGCACGGCGTACCGGGCGGTGTGCGGCGGTGCGCCCGACGCGCCGGGTGTGCGGGTGCCGGTGGCGGGGCGGGTGTTTGCCGAGCGGGTGGGGTGGCTGGCGGACCTGGTGCGGGGCATGGCCGATCAGGTGATCGCCGCGCATTGGTCGGATGCGGATCTTGCGGTGCTTGCGGCTGGGGTCGGCGTTGATGGGCGGCGTCTGCCGGCGAGTGGGTGGATGGCGTTGCGCCGGCTCGGCTGGGGTGCGGTGGCGGCGGCGGGTGTGGTGGTGTCGGACCGGGTTCGTCGCATCGCCGAGGAGGAAGCCGCCCGGGCTCTGCGTCTGGGATGTCACCGTCGCGTGGTCGTTGCCGCGCTGCTGGCGACGTGGCCGGCCGATCCATTCGCCCGGACCGATGGCGAATGGTCGGCGTTGCGGGCGGCGCTACCCGAAGGATGCGATACCGCGACGATCCGCAACCGCACCCGGCAGATCGCCGGATACCTTGGCGTGCATGGGCGGCTGCCCGCGGACGTGTGTGAGTTGGAGGGTCCGCCGGTTGTGGCGCGGCAGGTGAGCCTGGCCGCGGCCGACCGGCAACAGGTCGTCGTCGACCGGGTCGACGACCGCATGGTGCGGGTGTGCTCGCAGCTTCCGACATGTGCGGGGCCGGTCTCGTACCGTGACTGGGTGTGGCATGCCTTCGACGTGGTGCTGCCGGTGATCGTGCCCGCCGGGGTGAAGGTGTGTACTCCGACGGTGCGGCCCCGCGATGGCAGAGTTCGTGTCGACCTGCCGTGGCGGGCCCCGCACACGCCGCCGCCGGTAGACGGGCACACGCGGGGGCTGGGTGTCGACTGGGGGGTGAACACCCTGCTGACCGCCACCGTGGCCGACCTCGAGGGCGGCTCCGTCGTCGTGGACGGGCGTCCGTTGCGGTTCGACGCGACCGGCGTGTCGGCGAAACTGGTGCGACTACGCCGCCACCGCGAACGCCTGCGCACCAAAGCCGACCACCTGACTCGGCTGCGGGACGGCCGGCCCGCCGACGCCCCCGCCGACTCGGCCCTGGCTGGCAAGCTTGCCTGCTTGGAGGCTGAACATGCGGCGGTGTGCGCCCGGATCCGGCACCTCAACCACGCGGTTGCCTGGTCGGCGGCGCGGTGGCTCGTCGACCACGCGACCGCGGCCGGCGCCACCGTCGTCTACGTCGAGAACCTCGCCACCCTCGAGGCGGGTGGCCGGTCACGCAGCCTCAACCGGCGACTGTCCGGTGCGGTACGCGGAGCCGTGTTCACCGCCGTCGCCCACCTCGCCGCGAAAGCCGGTATCGCAGTCGTGACTGTGCCGGCGCGTGGTACGTCGTCGGGCTGTCCCCGCTGCGGCGCTGCGGTCACGCATGTCAAGGCACCGGACCGGTGCGTGGCCGGGTACCGGTGGGCCACCTGCTCGTGTGGCCTGTCACTGGACCGCGACCACGCCGCCGCGCAACGCATCGCCGCCCGAGGCCTGGCCAACCAGACCAAAACCCGCCGCGACCGTAGCGGCCAGGCCGCGATCCGCACAGCCACCGACACACCCGCGCGGCGCCGGGCGCGTCGACCAACCCCAGCCGTGACAACCAGGCCGGTGCGGAACCGACGCAAAACAGCACCCACCCCGAAGCAGACCCGACCTGCAACTGCCAAAACCTCACGCCTGCTGCCCTCGCGACGGCAGGTTCCCGCCCCGACAGAACCCCCACCGGGAACTGGCGGCAAGCGTCCGGCGGGACGGACACCCCAGGAGACCAACCCGCCAGGGCCGGTCCGCCAGGTGCCGCACACGGCTTCCACCACCACCGCCCCGCGACACCCACACCGGGTCCGCAGGGCAACCCTCGCCCGCGGCTTCCACCGCCACGTACACGCCACCCCCATCACCAACCGGGACGGCGGCACCGGCGCGATGTCCGCCTCGCTGAGGATCACATAG
- a CDS encoding IS607 family transposase, with amino-acid sequence MSLLRLGSAAEYIGVHPVTLRRWADEGRVAVTWVGRERRFDSALLDVFVGRGEAERPRREALYVRVSGTTGQESSLVAQEAELRATAAGEVVAMFRDRASGLRENRPGLTRLLKAAAAGEFTVVRVTHSDRLARFGTAWLSALLARDGVSVEVLYSKGSAGGIEELLDDFMSLVATFAGRMYGIRSREAKRRLLAAAGEGVG; translated from the coding sequence ATGTCGTTGCTGCGTCTGGGTTCGGCTGCGGAGTACATCGGTGTGCATCCTGTGACTTTGCGTCGGTGGGCGGATGAGGGACGTGTGGCGGTGACGTGGGTGGGTCGGGAACGTCGGTTCGACTCTGCGTTGCTGGACGTGTTCGTGGGTCGTGGTGAGGCGGAACGGCCGCGGCGTGAGGCGTTGTATGTGCGGGTGTCGGGTACGACGGGTCAGGAGTCGTCGCTGGTGGCCCAGGAGGCGGAGCTGAGGGCTACGGCTGCCGGCGAGGTGGTGGCGATGTTCAGGGACAGGGCGTCTGGGCTGCGGGAGAACCGGCCGGGTCTGACGCGGCTGTTGAAGGCAGCGGCGGCGGGCGAGTTCACGGTGGTGAGAGTGACCCACAGCGACCGGCTGGCCCGGTTCGGCACCGCCTGGTTGAGCGCTCTGCTTGCCCGTGACGGGGTGAGCGTCGAGGTGCTGTATTCGAAGGGTTCGGCCGGTGGGATCGAGGAACTGTTAGACGACTTTATGTCCCTGGTGGCAACGTTCGCTGGCCGGATGTACGGGATTCGGTCGCGTGAGGCCAAGCGCCGGCTGCTGGCAGCCGCGGGTGAGGGCGTGGGGTAG
- a CDS encoding MFS transporter gives MSRPAGGGRTPLWRDRTFGTYWVAQSLSAAGDSFAYLAVPLLVLQATGSITQMGLLTAVAGAASVAAGIFGGVLVDRYDRRTLMIVADVARLVLYGLVPLAWLAGPQVWLLFVVLPICEAAGMVFQVAAVTAVRNLVDRDRITEANGRLQATYAAAAVLGPLLAGVVSARFGPATAIAVNAASFALSAAGLRMIRLRPAQPDGFAPVGRERPLAEFLAGARFLWRQPVLRSLTVLLSVFIFLTYGFTDVLVYHVKHDLGGSDRTVGTVLGLAALGTVVGALLVAPLRRRRGFGVTWISAHCVCGLALAGVGLATTVPTVTVLTAVYLCCLSVGGICSMSLRQEITPDHLLGRVTSAFWSTHYALGPAGAVALTWAAARYGVPTVALVAGTGCLLVAVGGLFSPIRRAGAEPRRSPVAIPVGEAG, from the coding sequence ATGAGTCGACCTGCCGGCGGTGGCCGGACCCCACTGTGGCGGGATCGCACCTTTGGCACGTACTGGGTCGCGCAGTCGCTCTCCGCGGCCGGCGACTCGTTCGCCTACCTCGCGGTGCCGTTGCTGGTGCTCCAGGCGACCGGGTCGATCACCCAGATGGGCCTGCTCACGGCCGTGGCCGGCGCAGCGTCCGTCGCCGCCGGGATCTTCGGTGGGGTGCTGGTCGACCGGTACGATCGGCGCACCCTGATGATCGTGGCGGATGTGGCCCGGCTGGTGCTCTATGGCCTGGTGCCGCTGGCTTGGCTCGCCGGTCCGCAGGTCTGGTTGCTCTTCGTGGTGCTGCCGATCTGCGAGGCCGCCGGGATGGTGTTTCAGGTCGCCGCGGTGACCGCGGTCCGCAACCTGGTCGACCGGGACCGGATCACCGAGGCCAACGGGCGGTTGCAGGCGACCTACGCGGCGGCGGCCGTGCTCGGGCCGCTGCTCGCCGGCGTGGTGTCGGCCCGGTTCGGCCCGGCGACGGCGATCGCCGTCAACGCGGCGAGCTTCGCTCTCTCCGCTGCCGGCCTCCGGATGATCCGGCTGCGGCCCGCCCAGCCCGACGGCTTCGCTCCGGTAGGCCGGGAGCGGCCGCTGGCCGAGTTCCTGGCCGGGGCGCGGTTCCTGTGGCGCCAGCCGGTGCTGCGGTCGCTGACCGTGCTGCTGTCGGTGTTCATCTTCCTCACCTACGGCTTCACCGACGTGCTCGTCTACCACGTCAAGCACGACCTCGGCGGTTCCGACCGGACCGTCGGCACGGTGCTCGGCCTGGCGGCGCTCGGCACGGTCGTCGGGGCGCTACTGGTGGCGCCGTTGCGCCGCCGACGCGGCTTCGGCGTGACCTGGATCAGCGCGCACTGCGTCTGCGGTCTGGCCCTCGCGGGCGTCGGCCTCGCGACCACCGTGCCGACGGTCACCGTGCTGACCGCGGTCTACCTGTGCTGCCTCAGCGTGGGCGGGATCTGTTCGATGTCGCTTCGTCAGGAGATCACCCCCGACCACCTGCTCGGCCGGGTCACCTCGGCCTTCTGGAGCACGCACTACGCCCTCGGGCCGGCCGGCGCAGTCGCGCTGACCTGGGCCGCCGCCCGGTACGGCGTCCCGACGGTCGCCCTCGTCGCGGGGACGGGCTGCCTGCTGGTCGCGGTCGGCGGCCTGTTCAGCCCGATCCGCCGGGCCGGCGCGGAGCCACGTCGGTCGCCCGTCGCCATCCCGGTGGGGGAGGCCGGTTAG
- a CDS encoding GNAT family N-acetyltransferase gives MLIREFVDQDWSQVWPIIEEVIRAQETFPYDPAMTAEQSYGMWAEAAPGRTVVAVDGERVLGTAKMGTNRPGPGAHVSTASFMVAADARGRGVGTALCRDALAWARQQGYAGMQFNAVVESNRSAVELYRREGFDVVGTVPGAFRHPALGRVGLHVMYQEF, from the coding sequence GTGCTGATTCGGGAGTTCGTCGACCAGGACTGGTCGCAGGTGTGGCCGATCATCGAGGAGGTGATCCGGGCACAGGAGACCTTTCCCTACGATCCCGCGATGACCGCCGAGCAGTCGTACGGCATGTGGGCCGAGGCGGCGCCGGGGCGGACCGTCGTGGCGGTGGACGGCGAGCGGGTGCTCGGCACCGCGAAGATGGGCACCAACCGGCCCGGGCCGGGCGCGCACGTGTCCACCGCGAGCTTCATGGTCGCCGCCGACGCCCGGGGCCGGGGCGTGGGCACCGCGCTGTGCCGCGACGCGCTGGCCTGGGCCCGCCAGCAGGGGTACGCCGGCATGCAGTTCAACGCCGTGGTGGAGAGCAACCGGTCGGCGGTGGAGCTGTACCGGCGGGAGGGCTTCGACGTGGTCGGCACGGTGCCGGGCGCGTTCCGCCACCCCGCCCTCGGCCGGGTCGGCCTGCACGTCATGTACCAGGAGTTCTGA
- a CDS encoding LacI family DNA-binding transcriptional regulator, which yields MATLSDVARRAGVSPATASRVINGSSKPVTDELRERVLAAVAELQYVPNAHAQLLARSHRSAVGVIVHDVSDPYFAEITRGLQRVATDRGRLLMICNSYRDPDRELEYVELLRGHQVAALILAGSGYHDDAFTRQLNEKLAAYEATGGRVAVIGRHEHSGDAVMPDNRAGGYLAGRELCDLGHRAIGVVAGPRILTTTTDRLAGFRQALAEQDRDLPERRIRYAEFDRDGGAEATARLLDADPELTAIVALNDSMAIGALATLRARSMAVPQRVSVVGFDDMPIARDVTPALTTVRLPLVDMGVRAMSLVLGAEAPAPRVEVLPAELVRRDTAGPAPQPERDAAGSAPRARRGGRTPGRTSE from the coding sequence ATGGCGACCCTGTCTGACGTGGCGCGTCGCGCGGGCGTCTCGCCCGCCACCGCGTCCCGCGTGATCAACGGCAGCAGCAAGCCGGTCACCGACGAGTTGCGCGAGCGGGTGCTGGCCGCCGTCGCCGAGTTGCAGTACGTCCCGAACGCACACGCCCAACTGCTGGCCCGCTCGCACCGCAGCGCGGTCGGCGTGATCGTGCACGACGTCTCCGACCCGTACTTCGCCGAGATCACCCGCGGGCTGCAACGGGTGGCCACCGACCGGGGCCGGCTGCTGATGATCTGCAACAGCTACCGGGACCCGGACCGCGAGTTGGAGTACGTGGAGCTGCTGCGGGGCCACCAGGTGGCGGCGCTGATCCTGGCCGGCTCCGGCTACCACGACGACGCGTTCACGCGGCAGCTCAACGAGAAGCTCGCCGCGTACGAGGCGACCGGCGGACGGGTCGCGGTGATCGGCCGGCACGAGCACTCCGGCGACGCGGTGATGCCCGACAACCGGGCCGGTGGCTACCTGGCCGGGCGGGAACTGTGCGACCTTGGACACCGGGCCATCGGCGTGGTGGCCGGCCCACGCATCCTCACCACCACCACCGACCGACTGGCCGGGTTCCGGCAGGCCCTGGCCGAGCAGGACCGCGACTTGCCCGAGCGGCGGATCCGGTACGCCGAGTTCGACCGCGACGGTGGCGCCGAGGCCACCGCCCGGCTGCTCGACGCCGATCCGGAGCTGACCGCGATCGTGGCGCTCAACGACTCGATGGCCATTGGCGCGCTCGCCACGCTGCGGGCCCGCTCGATGGCGGTGCCGCAGCGGGTCTCGGTGGTGGGCTTCGACGACATGCCGATCGCCCGGGACGTGACCCCGGCGCTGACCACCGTACGGCTGCCGCTGGTCGACATGGGAGTCCGCGCGATGTCCCTGGTGCTCGGCGCCGAGGCGCCGGCGCCCCGCGTCGAGGTGCTCCCCGCCGAGCTGGTCCGGCGGGACACCGCGGGCCCGGCCCCACAGCCCGAGCGGGATGCCGCAGGCTCGGCGCCACGCGCTCGGCGGGGCGGTCGGACGCCCGGACGCACCTCGGAATAA
- a CDS encoding cupin domain-containing protein, with product MSDRSAPLPGGIGVSRLRVYDTVAPDGVVGGTPHVHLCCTEGYVVTGGEGVVQTLTAAGYQETPLQPGAVVWFEPGTVHRLVNGGGLTIVVLMQNSGLPEAGDAVLTFPPEVLADPAAYAAAAELPGGGAPGADVSAAYRRRDLAVTGFQALRSGGPPALTAFHSAALALRRPLLARWRERWAAGAGRAAAGTGEQLDALERGDPGHLGQAGVYAVNEPIERGRLGMCGLLDTYPATA from the coding sequence GTGTCTGACCGGTCGGCTCCGCTGCCCGGCGGGATCGGGGTCTCCCGGCTGCGCGTCTACGACACCGTCGCGCCGGACGGCGTGGTCGGCGGCACCCCGCACGTGCACCTCTGCTGCACCGAGGGGTACGTGGTGACCGGCGGCGAGGGCGTGGTGCAGACCCTCACCGCCGCCGGCTACCAGGAGACCCCGCTGCAGCCGGGGGCGGTGGTCTGGTTCGAGCCGGGCACCGTGCACCGCCTGGTCAACGGCGGTGGGCTGACCATTGTGGTGCTGATGCAGAACAGCGGCCTGCCCGAGGCCGGCGACGCGGTGCTCACGTTCCCGCCCGAGGTGCTGGCCGACCCGGCCGCGTACGCCGCTGCGGCGGAGCTGCCGGGCGGGGGAGCGCCGGGCGCCGACGTGAGCGCGGCGTATCGCCGGCGGGATCTGGCGGTGACCGGCTTCCAGGCACTGCGGAGCGGCGGGCCGCCGGCGCTGACGGCGTTCCACTCCGCTGCTCTGGCGCTGCGCCGGCCGCTGCTGGCGCGGTGGCGAGAGCGGTGGGCGGCCGGCGCGGGCCGGGCTGCCGCCGGCACCGGCGAGCAGCTCGACGCCCTCGAACGGGGAGATCCCGGGCACCTGGGTCAGGCCGGGGTGTACGCGGTGAACGAGCCGATCGAGCGGGGCCGGCTGGGCATGTGCGGATTGCTCGACACCTATCCGGCCACGGCTTGA